The Metabacillus schmidteae genome has a segment encoding these proteins:
- a CDS encoding competence protein CoiA family protein: protein MFVAIDQEGMMINVAEKKWSRQRLMKLRSERSFICPTCKQEVDLKIGSIIAAHFAHKKYGECSTVKGNYESEYHMKGKHDLYHWFHRQHGIESVQLEPYIQETRQRPDLYIEYNQRKIAIEYQCSTIDMRSFKKRSQLYKQEGISYLWILGAKTLTRVGKQSYQLSPFQWNFVIKKKNAAPYLYAYCPNLRSIIVLYHILPFSSRTVISEHKHYPLPATSFQDVMKLQTHNKGNLRKEWLQKIKKFRLKPPGFQSKQSSRFHQYLYQMVHLPPSYLPSYAFLPLVYNYIFESPVYVWQGLILLFIQSIPLYGSFRVHDVYYAISMRMNDGFITVRSLTEPVSFITAIDAYLKKLAVLKVVVFDEKELLKKVKEIRWITQMDELLLEDTKIISTI, encoded by the coding sequence GTGTTTGTTGCGATTGATCAAGAAGGAATGATGATAAATGTTGCCGAAAAAAAGTGGTCAAGGCAGAGGTTAATGAAGTTAAGAAGTGAAAGGAGCTTCATCTGTCCAACATGTAAGCAGGAAGTTGATTTGAAAATTGGCTCTATAATAGCGGCGCATTTTGCTCATAAAAAATATGGAGAATGTTCTACAGTAAAAGGAAATTATGAAAGTGAATATCATATGAAGGGAAAACATGACTTGTACCATTGGTTTCATCGTCAGCATGGAATAGAATCAGTACAACTTGAACCCTACATACAAGAAACAAGACAGCGTCCTGATTTATACATTGAATATAACCAAAGGAAAATCGCTATCGAATATCAATGTTCAACAATAGATATGAGATCATTTAAAAAGAGGTCACAGTTATATAAGCAAGAAGGAATCTCTTATTTATGGATCCTAGGTGCCAAGACTTTAACTAGAGTTGGAAAACAATCCTATCAATTATCACCTTTTCAATGGAATTTTGTGATAAAAAAGAAAAATGCTGCTCCTTACCTTTATGCTTACTGTCCTAATTTAAGGTCAATAATTGTTTTATATCATATTCTACCATTCTCCTCACGAACAGTTATATCTGAACATAAACATTACCCTCTACCTGCAACATCCTTTCAAGATGTCATGAAGCTGCAAACTCATAATAAAGGCAATTTGCGAAAGGAATGGCTTCAAAAAATAAAAAAATTTCGTCTCAAGCCCCCAGGATTTCAATCTAAACAAAGTTCTCGATTTCATCAATATCTCTATCAAATGGTGCATCTCCCACCTTCATATTTACCTTCCTATGCATTTCTTCCTTTAGTCTATAATTATATTTTTGAATCCCCTGTCTATGTTTGGCAAGGATTGATTCTCTTATTTATTCAGTCTATCCCTTTGTATGGTTCATTTCGCGTACATGATGTTTATTATGCTATTTCAATGAGAATGAATGATGGTTTCATTACAGTTCGCTCTCTAACAGAGCCGGTTTCATTTATTACTGCAATTGATGCATATCTTAAAAAGCTGGCTGTTCTAAAAGTAGTTGTTTTTGATGAGAAAGAACTTTTAAAAAAAGTAAAAGAAATACGGTGGATAACCCAAATGGACGAATTGCTACTAGAAGACACAAAAATAATAAGTACAATATAA
- the cls gene encoding cardiolipin synthase, with protein sequence MKFTFRLLLFITLIASIILITKNFWGDWIVGSVSVLFTLSIIFICIVIFLENRHPSHTITWLIVLGGFPLVGFFIYLFFGRNIKKRRLFEKKALLDEKAFLEIEGNQRSYQDKIEHMGDHQQLLFNLAHRLGHSPISFSTRTKALTDGIETFEHIFREIKKAKHHIHLEYYIVRSDEVGQELKNVLIEKAKEGVEVRFLYDAVGCWKLPKDYIKDLGNSGIEMVPFLPVRIPFLNNKINFRNHRKIVVIDGEVGFVGGLNVGDEYLGKDSYFGYWRDTHLLIKGEAVRTLQMIFLQDWYYMTDKKLLPQMYLATQADTIEETGGVQLIASGPDNKWDVIKNLFFSMIISAKESIWIASPYFVPDEDILTALKVAALSGIDVRLLVPQRPDKKIVYYASRSYFPELLEAGVKVYEYEKGFLHSKIIIVDYELASIGTANMDMRSFHLNFEVNAFLYRTGSTQKLVDEYINDINNSREIVLDQFSKRSLPVKLFESGARLMSPLL encoded by the coding sequence ATGAAATTTACATTCCGATTACTACTATTTATTACACTTATTGCTTCCATAATACTAATTACAAAAAACTTTTGGGGAGATTGGATTGTTGGTTCTGTCAGTGTTCTTTTTACACTTTCCATTATATTTATTTGCATAGTTATTTTCTTGGAAAACAGGCATCCTTCTCATACGATCACATGGCTTATTGTCCTGGGAGGTTTTCCATTAGTAGGTTTCTTTATTTATCTATTCTTTGGAAGAAATATTAAAAAGAGGCGTTTGTTTGAAAAGAAAGCTCTTTTAGATGAAAAAGCTTTTTTGGAGATAGAGGGAAATCAACGCTCCTATCAAGATAAAATCGAGCATATGGGAGACCATCAACAATTATTGTTTAATCTTGCTCATCGTTTAGGCCATAGCCCAATTTCTTTTAGCACGAGGACTAAAGCATTAACAGATGGAATTGAGACATTTGAACATATCTTTCGGGAAATAAAGAAGGCAAAACATCATATTCATCTTGAGTACTACATTGTAAGGTCTGACGAGGTAGGGCAGGAATTAAAAAATGTCCTTATTGAAAAAGCGAAAGAAGGAGTAGAGGTCAGGTTTCTTTATGATGCTGTTGGATGTTGGAAATTACCAAAGGACTATATTAAAGACTTAGGTAATTCCGGAATTGAAATGGTTCCTTTTTTACCGGTTCGAATTCCCTTTCTAAACAATAAAATTAACTTTCGCAACCATAGAAAAATCGTTGTAATTGATGGGGAAGTTGGTTTTGTTGGGGGCTTGAATGTAGGAGATGAATATTTAGGGAAAGATTCCTATTTTGGATATTGGCGTGATACACATCTTCTCATCAAGGGGGAAGCAGTCCGAACATTACAAATGATTTTCTTGCAAGACTGGTACTATATGACAGATAAAAAGCTGTTACCTCAAATGTATTTAGCAACACAAGCAGATACAATAGAGGAAACAGGTGGAGTTCAATTAATCGCAAGTGGTCCGGATAATAAATGGGATGTTATTAAGAATTTATTTTTTTCAATGATTATATCTGCAAAAGAATCAATATGGATCGCATCTCCATACTTTGTTCCTGATGAAGATATCCTCACTGCTCTAAAGGTTGCTGCTTTAAGTGGAATTGATGTTAGACTTTTAGTACCCCAACGACCGGATAAAAAAATTGTTTATTATGCTTCAAGATCCTACTTCCCCGAATTATTAGAAGCAGGGGTAAAAGTATATGAATATGAAAAAGGATTTTTACATAGTAAAATTATCATTGTAGATTATGAATTAGCATCCATTGGCACAGCAAATATGGATATGAGAAGCTTTCACCTTAACTTTGAAGTAAACGCATTTCTATATCGTACGGGTAGTACACAAAAGCTGGTAGATGAATATATTAATGACATCAATAATTCCAGAGAAATCGTGCTTGATCAGTTTTCTAAACGTTCACTTCCAGTAAAACTTTTTGAATCGGGAGCAAGGCTTATGTCACCTCTTCTATAA